Proteins found in one Pectobacterium atrosepticum genomic segment:
- a CDS encoding 2-hydroxyacid dehydrogenase, giving the protein MKLAIYSTKQYDRKYLEQVNQQFGYELEFFDFMLTSRTAKTAAGCQAVCIFVNDDGSRDVLTELAGLGIKTLALRCAGFNNVDLEAAKELGISVVRVPAYSPEAVAEHAVGLMLTLNRRIHRAYQRTRDANFSLEGLIGFNMHNRTAGIIGTGKIGIATMRILKGFGMRLLAFDPYPNPQALELGAEYVDLKTLYANADVISLHCPLTPENHHLLNQAAFAQMKNGVMIVNTSRGGLIDSQAAIDALKQQKIGALGMDVYENERDLFFADKSNDVIQDDIFRRLSACHNVLFTGHQAFLTEEALISISQTTLQNLKDISQNVPCANLVTP; this is encoded by the coding sequence ATGAAACTGGCAATTTACAGCACTAAGCAGTATGACCGTAAATATCTGGAACAGGTCAATCAGCAGTTTGGCTATGAACTGGAGTTTTTTGATTTCATGCTGACCTCGCGCACAGCGAAAACAGCCGCGGGCTGTCAGGCCGTCTGCATCTTCGTGAATGATGATGGCAGCCGCGACGTGTTGACCGAACTGGCGGGGTTGGGCATTAAAACACTGGCGCTACGCTGCGCAGGCTTTAACAATGTCGATTTGGAAGCCGCCAAGGAGCTGGGTATCAGCGTGGTACGCGTTCCCGCGTATTCCCCCGAGGCCGTCGCTGAGCATGCAGTCGGCCTGATGCTGACGCTCAACCGCCGTATTCACCGCGCCTATCAACGTACCCGCGACGCGAACTTCTCTCTGGAAGGGCTGATTGGGTTCAATATGCACAACCGGACGGCGGGCATTATCGGTACTGGCAAAATCGGCATCGCCACCATGCGCATCCTGAAAGGCTTTGGCATGCGCCTGCTGGCATTCGATCCTTACCCGAACCCGCAGGCGTTAGAGTTAGGGGCGGAATATGTCGATCTCAAAACGCTGTACGCCAATGCGGACGTTATTTCTCTGCATTGTCCGCTGACGCCAGAGAATCATCATCTGCTGAATCAGGCGGCCTTTGCACAAATGAAAAATGGCGTCATGATCGTCAATACCAGCCGTGGCGGACTGATCGATTCGCAGGCCGCTATCGATGCATTGAAGCAGCAGAAAATTGGCGCGTTGGGTATGGACGTTTATGAAAACGAGCGCGATCTCTTCTTCGCCGATAAATCTAACGATGTAATCCAGGACGATATTTTCCGCCGTCTATCGGCGTGCCACAACGTACTGTTTACCGGACATCAGGCTTTCCTGACCGAAGAAGCGTTGATCAGTATTTCCCAAACCACGCTACAGAACCTGAAAGACATCAGCCAGAACGTGCCCTGCGCCAATCTGGTTACGCCTTAA
- a CDS encoding DUF333 domain-containing protein has protein sequence MKFLPWLCTAAALLLAGCSNHSENAAVAQQDAMQNDDRSTAVLLKSSSPVDVNCTLIGGTMASARQLDGMNVGACQLANGKRCSEQSVMNGSCPAG, from the coding sequence ATGAAATTTTTGCCATGGCTATGTACTGCTGCTGCGCTCCTGCTGGCGGGATGCAGTAATCATAGTGAGAACGCTGCGGTTGCCCAACAAGATGCTATGCAAAATGATGATAGGAGTACCGCGGTGTTGCTGAAAAGCAGTTCTCCGGTTGACGTCAACTGTACATTGATTGGCGGGACGATGGCGAGTGCCAGACAACTGGATGGTATGAACGTGGGAGCCTGTCAGTTAGCAAATGGTAAGCGCTGTAGCGAACAATCGGTGATGAATGGAAGCTGTCCTGCGGGGTGA
- a CDS encoding PAS domain-containing methyl-accepting chemotaxis protein has product MRNNTPVTDHQLPLSEKTRLMSVTTPESHITYANKDFIDVSGYTTDELMGQPHNLIRHPDMPPAAFADMWKTLRAGNIWTGIVKNRCKNGDHYWVKSSTTPLRKGGEITGYMSVRTAASPDEIRQAETLYASANEGKLKHRTFHHGLLIYTGPLRILSLFKTMPLRWRIRSYFLLFSLIPLIAAYSLLAGTALASVLFPLLIACCFVSGELLVHHVARPIEQILAQAMRSAAGQADNLTQLNRVDEIGMLMRAVNQSGMNFRTFVDDVNTNLSELKNACNEIAQGNHTLAQCCEETEKSLQQTAASVEQLTATIKSNAEASLQASIYTQDVNQAVNSGEQAVSQVSDTMETITRSSERITDIVSVMDNLAFQTNILAVNAAVEAAHAGEQGKSFAVVASEVRSLAQRSASSSSDISTIIDETLNSIRTGEQQVSHTHKSMSNILLQVQHVTNLMNEISLATQEQSLGLEQINEAVNRIDELTHQNTALASQSHSATDHLQQQISSMVQAASVFSLSR; this is encoded by the coding sequence ATGCGTAATAACACCCCAGTCACCGACCATCAACTCCCGCTTTCTGAAAAAACCAGACTCATGTCGGTCACCACGCCAGAAAGCCACATTACTTATGCAAACAAAGATTTTATTGATGTCAGCGGCTACACCACCGATGAGCTGATGGGGCAGCCCCATAATCTTATCCGACACCCGGATATGCCACCAGCCGCCTTCGCAGATATGTGGAAAACGCTGCGTGCAGGGAATATCTGGACGGGAATTGTAAAAAATCGGTGCAAAAATGGCGATCATTATTGGGTAAAATCCAGCACCACGCCGTTGAGAAAAGGCGGTGAGATTACCGGTTATATGTCTGTGCGAACCGCCGCGTCGCCCGACGAAATTCGCCAAGCCGAGACGCTCTATGCCAGTGCGAACGAAGGTAAACTGAAACACCGCACGTTCCATCACGGTCTACTTATTTATACTGGACCATTGCGTATCCTGAGCCTTTTTAAAACCATGCCGCTACGCTGGCGCATCCGCAGCTATTTTCTGCTCTTTAGCCTGATTCCATTAATCGCCGCCTATTCCCTACTGGCGGGAACGGCATTGGCTTCTGTGCTTTTTCCGCTGCTTATCGCCTGCTGTTTTGTCAGTGGAGAGCTTCTGGTGCACCATGTCGCCCGCCCCATCGAGCAAATATTGGCTCAGGCCATGCGTTCCGCTGCCGGACAGGCAGACAATCTAACGCAGCTTAATCGCGTGGATGAAATTGGCATGTTAATGCGGGCAGTAAACCAGTCCGGTATGAACTTCCGCACTTTCGTGGACGATGTGAACACCAATCTGAGCGAGCTGAAAAACGCCTGTAATGAAATCGCGCAAGGCAACCATACGCTGGCACAGTGCTGCGAGGAGACGGAAAAAAGCCTGCAACAGACTGCCGCGTCCGTGGAACAGCTCACTGCAACAATAAAAAGTAATGCGGAAGCCTCGCTTCAAGCCTCTATATACACGCAGGATGTGAATCAGGCGGTGAACTCTGGCGAACAGGCCGTCAGCCAGGTCTCCGATACGATGGAGACGATCACACGCTCCAGCGAACGCATTACGGATATCGTCAGCGTGATGGATAATCTCGCGTTTCAGACTAATATTCTCGCCGTGAACGCCGCCGTCGAAGCTGCGCATGCCGGAGAACAGGGGAAGAGTTTTGCGGTGGTCGCGAGTGAAGTTCGTTCGTTAGCGCAGCGCAGTGCCTCCTCCTCCAGCGATATTTCGACCATTATTGACGAAACGCTGAATAGTATCCGTACCGGCGAACAGCAGGTCTCGCATACACACAAATCCATGAGCAATATTCTGCTTCAGGTTCAGCACGTCACTAATTTGATGAATGAGATCAGCCTCGCAACGCAGGAACAATCTTTAGGGCTGGAGCAAATTAATGAGGCGGTAAATCGCATTGATGAACTCACACATCAGAATACCGCATTGGCCAGTCAGTCACATTCAGCCACCGATCACCTGCAACAGCAGATATCGAGTATGGTACAGGCTGCCTCGGTCTTCAGCCTTTCCCGCTAA
- a CDS encoding PAS domain-containing methyl-accepting chemotaxis protein, giving the protein MRKNFPVSDIQYLLDEKAKLMSVTTTDSHITYANDDFIDASGYDFEEILHQPHNIVRHPDMPPLAFADMWATLKAGKIWTAVVKNRRKSGDYYWVKASTTPLMKEGKITGYMSVRTRVSQEEIRQAEALYHQMNENKLKNRRLYQGLLIYKGPLKFLSLFNVIPVRWRIRSYVFLFMLFALLFLLATLPLTTPLFVFVLALLAGATITSELLVQHLAKPLEKILRQAINSASGQADNSFQLNRVDEVGMLLRAVNQSGMNFRTFVDDVNGKLAELRHACGEIASGNYTLSQRCEDTAQSLQSTASSMEELTATIQSNASATQLATRCANDANQAADAGEKAVNQVTETMATMTRSSKEITDIISVLDNLAFQTNILALNAAVEAAHAGEQGKSFAVVAGEVRILAQRSAAAAKDIAEIIDTTIANIHTSDKLVNHTSQSMQNILTQVQQVTQLVNQISLATQEQSQGLGQINSAVNNIDELTRQNTILATHSSSAINSLEQQISTMSEAVSVFSIPR; this is encoded by the coding sequence ATGCGTAAGAATTTTCCTGTCAGCGATATTCAGTATTTATTAGATGAAAAAGCCAAGCTAATGTCGGTTACGACCACCGATAGTCATATCACTTATGCAAATGACGATTTTATTGATGCCAGTGGTTACGACTTTGAGGAAATCCTCCACCAACCTCACAATATCGTACGTCACCCAGATATGCCCCCGCTGGCGTTTGCCGACATGTGGGCAACGCTGAAGGCAGGTAAAATCTGGACGGCGGTCGTCAAGAACCGCCGTAAGAGTGGCGATTACTATTGGGTGAAGGCCAGTACGACGCCGCTGATGAAGGAAGGGAAAATAACAGGATATATGTCGGTGCGAACGCGCGTTTCTCAGGAAGAGATTCGACAAGCTGAAGCGCTTTATCATCAAATGAATGAGAATAAATTAAAAAACCGCCGACTGTATCAAGGATTGCTGATTTATAAAGGGCCGCTCAAGTTCCTTAGCTTATTTAATGTCATTCCGGTACGTTGGCGGATTAGAAGCTATGTTTTCCTTTTCATGTTATTCGCGCTTCTTTTCTTACTCGCAACCCTTCCACTCACCACACCGTTATTCGTTTTTGTTTTGGCGCTACTCGCTGGCGCGACAATAACCAGTGAATTATTAGTTCAGCACTTGGCAAAACCGCTGGAAAAAATTCTCCGCCAAGCCATTAATTCTGCATCCGGGCAGGCGGATAACTCGTTTCAACTTAATCGGGTGGATGAAGTGGGCATGTTATTACGCGCCGTCAATCAATCCGGTATGAATTTCCGTACGTTTGTCGATGATGTCAACGGCAAGCTGGCCGAGCTACGCCACGCCTGCGGCGAGATTGCTTCTGGGAATTACACGCTCAGCCAGCGCTGTGAAGATACCGCACAAAGTTTGCAATCTACTGCGTCATCAATGGAAGAGTTAACGGCAACGATTCAAAGTAATGCGTCTGCCACACAGTTGGCGACACGATGTGCAAATGATGCCAATCAGGCTGCCGACGCTGGCGAGAAAGCGGTCAACCAAGTAACAGAGACGATGGCGACCATGACGCGTTCCAGCAAAGAGATCACCGACATCATCAGCGTGCTGGATAATCTGGCGTTCCAGACCAATATTCTGGCGCTTAATGCGGCAGTAGAAGCGGCTCATGCTGGAGAACAAGGAAAGAGTTTCGCCGTGGTTGCGGGGGAAGTTCGTATTCTGGCACAGCGTAGCGCTGCTGCCGCAAAAGACATCGCGGAGATTATCGACACCACGATTGCGAATATTCACACCAGCGACAAATTGGTCAACCATACCAGCCAGTCAATGCAAAATATTTTAACGCAGGTGCAGCAGGTTACGCAGCTTGTGAATCAGATCAGCTTGGCGACACAAGAGCAATCACAAGGGCTGGGGCAGATTAATTCCGCAGTGAACAACATTGATGAATTGACGCGCCAGAACACCATCTTAGCGACACATTCCAGTTCTGCCATCAACAGCCTGGAACAGCAGATATCTACCATGTCCGAAGCCGTATCGGTCTTCAGCATCCCTCGCTAA
- a CDS encoding colicin transporter gives MKLSPKAAIEVCQEATKRNLPIGMIEGGHWLNPGFQPDGNTRWDGFDKLTDKSEIKKSNDNAIENINDDSSKGYNAFIITIVGFSN, from the coding sequence ATGAAATTATCACCAAAGGCAGCTATTGAAGTATGCCAGGAAGCGACTAAACGCAATCTACCAATCGGAATGATCGAAGGTGGTCACTGGTTGAATCCAGGATTCCAACCTGATGGGAACACTCGGTGGGATGGTTTCGATAAGTTGACTGATAAAAGTGAAATAAAAAAGAGCAATGATAATGCTATCGAAAATATCAACGATGATTCCTCTAAAGGATATAATGCCTTTATAATCACTATCGTAGGTTTTTCTAATTAA